A genomic region of Ornithorhynchus anatinus isolate Pmale09 chromosome 7, mOrnAna1.pri.v4, whole genome shotgun sequence contains the following coding sequences:
- the LAX1 gene encoding lymphocyte transmembrane adapter 1, whose protein sequence is MMRCSPVKFPATTSPCTEDGPDTERRQVNRLPPSVERSAMKSTPPTSQRVTPNLSFGTVTLTSKNRDGGGTVSPLRFKDQTSILYSIVAGLLAFLLVIAVLCTLWIWNRRKKQQVPYLRVTVLPMVSMTRSRHRAKNVYGLLPRRNERRGHHPPRNNRVFSTESLISGNSESRVPGHALPGLGRPLHLHRAWIHRGGGEISTYDNVPAPSDYENTLPIVVDDYDDVNSQTSAESTSLSSGDSRDYVNVPAAGDGAEIPAGASSSSPPNQPGSPEATSLSRQVGEGEGNPGDVEDYVNTWWSLRLKDPDQHEDGNGSSETSEDYVNVPDPAGEGDGQGRKLQDLGGSKDVAADPHLRTEEGSVTPDSDSMDYVNVPALEGSEDPETEAEEVHCEESEDYVNVPPGRDAEHVPDAKDLPVEQESDFPGQRTE, encoded by the exons ATGATGCGGTGCAGCCCTGTTAAGTTTCCGGCTACCACGTCTCCCTGCACAGAGGACGGACCGGACACAGAACGACGGCAGGTCAATCGGCTCCCTCCATCAGTTGAGCGCTCGGCGATGAAGAGCACTCCACCCACAAGCCAGAGGGTAACTCCGAACCTCAGTTTTGGCACTGTGACTCTCACCAGCAAGAACAGAGATGG GGGGGGCACTGTTTCTCCTCTCAGGTTTAAAGACCAGACCAGCATCCTGTACTCAATAGTTGCTGGGTTGCTGGCCTTCCTCCTGGTCATAGCCGTTCTTTGCACCCTGTGGATCTGGAACAGGCGGAAAAAAC AACAAGTGCCCTACCTTCGCGTCACCGTCCTTCCCATGGTGTCCATGACCCGATCCAGACATCGAGCGAAGAACGTCTATGGGCTCCTTCCTCGGAGGAATGAGAGACGGG GCCACCACCCGCCACGGAATAACCGTGTTTTCAGCACCGAGAGTCTTATTTCTGGAAATTCGGAAAGTCGTGTTCCTGGCCACGCG CTCCCAGGACTGGGCAGGCCTCTCCACCTCCACAGAGCCTGGATCCACCGTGGAGGAGGCGAGATCAGCACCTATGACAATGTCCCAGCCCCCAGCGACTATGAAAACACCCTCCCCATTGTTGTCGATGACTATGACGACGTCAACAGCCAGACCTCGGCGGAGAGCACGAGCCTTTCCTCGGGGGACTCGAGAGATTACGTTAATGTCCCAGCTGCAGGAGATGGAGCTGAGATCCCAGCTGGGGCGAGCTCCTCGTCACCACCCAATCAGCCCGGCTCTCCGGAAGCCACGTCCTTGAGTCGGCAGGTAGGGGAGGGCGAAGGGAACCCCGGAGATGTCGAGGATTATGTCAATACCTGGTGGTCTCTGAGGTTGAAAGATCCTGACCAACACGAGGACGGAAATGGATCTTCTGAGACCTCCGAGGACTACGTCAACGTGCCAGACCCCGCAGGTGAGGGGGACGGCCAGGGGAGGAAGTTACAGGATTTGGGGGGTTCCAAGGACGTTGCTGCGGACCCCCACCTACGGACAGAGGAAGGATCAGTGACCCCAGACTCAGACAGCATGGATTACGTGAATGTCCCCGCCCTGGAAGGCAGTGAAGACCCTGAGACGGAAGCCGAAGAGGTGCACTGTGAGGAGTCTGAGGATTATGTGAACGTGCCACCCGGACGTGACGCTGAGCATGTGCCTGATGCCAAGGACTTGCCCGTTGAGCAGGAGTCcgattttccaggccagaggacagaGTGA